CAATAGACATAAGACAAAAGACATTAGAACTTTTATGTGAGAAAGTGGAAAGAAATTGAAGAGGAAAAGAAAAGTTGAAAGAAATTGAAGAATAAACGTAGAAAGGAAAAGTGGAAAGGAATTGAAGGGAAACGTAAAAAGGAAAAGTGGAAATGAATTGAAGAGGAAATTGGAAAGGAAAAGTGGAAAGGAATTGAAGAGGGAGTGGAAGAGGAAAAGTTGAGGGGATAGTTAAGGGTTAATTATTCTTCGAAAATCTTGAGGTATTCACATGCTCTTTCTGCGGCGATTTTTTCGGCGCTTTTTTTATTGAAGTCGCGGCCAAGTCCACATTCTTCACCATCAACGACAGCTACTACGGAGAACATTTTATTAGATTCACCTTCTGGGTTTTCAACTTGCACAAAGCTAATTTCTTTGTTATTGTGCTGACACCATTCAATCAATCTACTTTTGAAATTAGTTTCAGTTACTTCCAAGGTTTGAATATCAACATGTGGCTTGATGATTCTGGTCAACAAAAACTCCCTAGTAAAAGTATATCCTTTATCTAAATATACTGCTCCTACCAATGCTTCGAATGCATCACCAAGAAGAGATCCTTGTTTGTTAGGATAACTGATCATTCTAGCGTCGAATTCGATCATTTCATTGAATCCTAATTTTCGGGAAAGTTGATTTAGGTTTGCTCGAGAAACGATCTTTGATCGCATTTCTGTCAAGAAGCCTTCATCCTTGTATGGATAAAGTTTGAAAAGTAATTCAGCCACTACAGATCCCAAAACCGCATCACCCAGAAATTCGAGTCTTTCGTTGCTGTTTTTTACACCATCTTTGATGAGTACAGCGACCGATTTATGTCTGAAAGCCATTTGATAAAGGCGCACATTACCCGGCACGAAACCAAGTAAGTTCTTTAGTTTTCGAACATAAGTACGATTTGGTGACAGATAAAGATTATAAACCTGTGTGATAGGCATGATTACTCTAAATAACAAATAGGTAGTTGTGATATCCAACTACCTATTCAAAATGTTTAGCATGGAAAAAATGAATTCATCTTAACCATTATACTTTTTCACAATTATAGTTGCATTGTGGCCACCAAAACCGAAGGTGTTACTCAATGCTGCATTAACAACTCTTTTTTGCGCAGTATTGAACGTAAAGTTCAATTTACTGTCAATTTCAGGGTCATCTGTGAAATGATTGATCGTTGGAGGAACAATATCATTTTTAACTGCCAATATGGAGGCAATTGCTTCTACTGCACCAGCAGCACCTAGAAGGTGACCAGTCATGGATTTAGTAGAACTGATATTTAGTTTGTATGCATGTTCACCAAAAAGGTCAACGATAGCTTTAGTTTCACTTACATCTCCTACTGGAGTTGATGTTCCATGTACATTGATGTAATCAATGTCTGAGAAATCCATTCCAGCGTCTTTAATAGCCATTGTCATAGCCAATTTTGCTCCTAATCCTTCAGGGTGAGAAGCTGTGATATGATATGCATCAGCACTCATACCCCCACCTACTACCTCAGCATAGATTTTGGCACCACGCGCAAGAGCATGTTCTAGGCTTTCCAAAACAATTGCACCAGATCCTTCACCTGACACGAAGCCGTCACGATCTTTATCGAAAGGGCGCGATGCAGTTTTCGGGTCATCGTTTCTTGTAGACAGGGCATGCATAGCATTGAATCCTCCGATTCCGGCTTCATTGATAGTAGCTTCGGAACCACCGGTAATGATAACATCTGATCTACCTGAACGAATGTAGGTGAATGCATCTATCATTGCATTTGTTGCAGATGCACAAGCTGATACTGATGAGAAGTTTGGACCTTGTAATCCGTGACGCATTGAAATATGGCCAGGGGCCAAGTCAATAAGCATCTTAGGAATAAAGAACGGATTGAATCGAGGAGTACCATCACCTTTAGAAAATTGTGCAACTTCCTCCGTGAATGTGGTCAAACCACCGATTCCAGAACCCCAAATTACTCCGATTCGGGTTCTGTCTAAATTATCAAAATCTAGTCCTGCGTCTTTAATGGCTTCGTCTGTTGATGCAATGGCGTATTGCACAAAGGGGTCCATTTTACGAGCCTCTTTGCGGTCCATATACACGTGTGGATCAAAACCTTTTACCTCGCAGGCAAATTGTGTCTTGAATTTTGACGCATCAAAATGCGTGATAGGAGCGGCTCCACTTACACCGTTGACCAATCCGTCCCAGTATTCTGCAACGGTATTTCCGATCGGTGTAAGTGCGCCTAATCCTGTTACAACTACTCTCTTAAGCTCCATTTATGATGTTTGGCCTAATAAAATTAGTTAGTTAACGTTTTTTTCTAAGTAAGCGATTGCTTGACCTACAGTACTGATGTTTTCAGCTTGGTCATCAGGAATTGCAACGTTGAATTCTTTCTCGAATTCCATGATCAACTCAACTGTATCAAGTGAGTCTGCACCTAAATCATTCGTGAAAGAAGCCTCAGGTGTTACTTCATTTTCGTCCACACCTAACTTTTCTACGATAATTGCTTTTACTCTTGATGCGATATCTGACATGATTTTCTAGTTTAATTGTTTAATAAATCTGTGCAAAGAAAAAATAAATATTCCCAAAAATCAAATCTTTTTGACTTTTGGAATTAAATAAAGAACAAAGTTAGCCTAAATAAAGTTTTCAATACCTTATTAATTAACGTTATTCAATAATACTAAAACAAATAAAGTTTTACAAACTTAATGCATAATTAATGATATTTTTACGTAATCTTCAAACTTAAACAATCAAAAAACGTAATTTTGTATATCATTAAAATAAAATTGGCTTGAGCAAAATCACCTTTAAACTCGAAACTGACTTTGACCTTGAACTGGATTTTATCCTTATTGGGATTAGTTCTGTGCTCAGAGATTACAGACTCTGCCATTTCATCAATAAACATACAGGACTGCAGTTTGTCTATGGAAAGGAAGACTATCTCGACCACAATGGCAATACCAAAGAAAAGCCAAAGGACGAACTTGATTATCATATTATTTACGAATCAAAAAAAAATAAACCCTCCATTCAAAATCATTTTAATATTTTCAGATATCATAACCCAACCTTCGAATTTGAATTCTATTTGCTGAGCAATAGATCCGTTGAAGGGGCCGCTTTAATACCTGAAATAAGCAGTTTTGATTATTTTTTATTGGTTAAACATTATATTGACGACGAAGACTTAGATGCACTTTTGGAAAACATAAAGTCTATTCCAGAAGTATTGTTAGTAAAAGAAATAGATCCAACAATATTGAAATCTAAAGAAAATCTGATATTTTAGCGAATTATTTACATAGTGTATATATTACACATAAACCTAACCTTCGGCTTTAAGGGGAGAATAAAGCTGATAGAAACACGAAAAAGAATATAAATTTAAAATTTAATTTAAATGGATAAACTAAAAAAGCGGACCAAAATCGTAGCCACTCTTGGTCCGGCTTCTTCAAAAAAAGACGTTTTAACCCGTATGATTGCTAAAGGTGTCGATGTATGCCGCCTTAACTTTTCTCACGGATCACAAGATGACCACCTTAAGGTTATCAACACCATCAACGAAATCAACCAAGAACACCCTTTCAGTGTAGGTATTTTAGCGGATTTGCAAGGTCCGAAAATCCGTATTGGTAAAATGAAAGAAGGAGGAGCCATCCTTGTGAATGGCAGCACCGTTGAAATCACTACTCATGAACAAATAGGCGATGAAAACAAGATTTACATCACTTATGAAAACTTCCCTAATGATGTAAAAGAAAATGAAATCATTCTTTTGGATGACGGAAAACTTCAATTACGCGTTATTAACACAAATCATTTAGATACAGTTACTTGTAAAGTTGTTCACGGTGGTATTTTAACTTCTAGAAAAGGTGTTAATCTTCCTAACACAAAAGTTTCTATTCCTTCATTGACCGAAGAAGATTTAGACAATTTGAATTTTGCACTTGATCATGGTGCAGATTGGATTGCTATGTCTTTTGTTCGTTCTGCAGAGGACATCAAACAATGTAAAGAGATTATCAAGCAGAAAGGTTCACATGCAAAAGTTATTGCAAAAATTGAGAAACCTGAAGCTATTGAGAATATCGACAGTATCATTGAAGCTACTGACGCTGTGATGGTTGCTCGTGGAGACTTAGGTGTTGAATTGCCGATGGAAGAAGTTCCAGGACTTCAAAAAATCATAGCACAAAAATGCCGTAACTTGTCGAAGCCTGTTATTATTGCTACTCAAATGCTTGAGAGCATGATCACTACTCCACGCCCAACACGTGCGGAGGTGAACGACGTAGCTAACTCAGTAATTGATGGTGCAGATGCAGTAATGCTTAGTGGTGAGACCTCAGTTGGTGAATTCCCTGAGATTGTTATTGAAACAATGGCTAAGGTTATCACACATGTTGAAGCAACTTCTTACCC
The Sphingobacterium daejeonense genome window above contains:
- the fabF gene encoding beta-ketoacyl-ACP synthase II; the encoded protein is MELKRVVVTGLGALTPIGNTVAEYWDGLVNGVSGAAPITHFDASKFKTQFACEVKGFDPHVYMDRKEARKMDPFVQYAIASTDEAIKDAGLDFDNLDRTRIGVIWGSGIGGLTTFTEEVAQFSKGDGTPRFNPFFIPKMLIDLAPGHISMRHGLQGPNFSSVSACASATNAMIDAFTYIRSGRSDVIITGGSEATINEAGIGGFNAMHALSTRNDDPKTASRPFDKDRDGFVSGEGSGAIVLESLEHALARGAKIYAEVVGGGMSADAYHITASHPEGLGAKLAMTMAIKDAGMDFSDIDYINVHGTSTPVGDVSETKAIVDLFGEHAYKLNISSTKSMTGHLLGAAGAVEAIASILAVKNDIVPPTINHFTDDPEIDSKLNFTFNTAQKRVVNAALSNTFGFGGHNATIIVKKYNG
- a CDS encoding acyl carrier protein — translated: MSDIASRVKAIIVEKLGVDENEVTPEASFTNDLGADSLDTVELIMEFEKEFNVAIPDDQAENISTVGQAIAYLEKNVN
- a CDS encoding IPExxxVDY family protein, whose translation is MSKITFKLETDFDLELDFILIGISSVLRDYRLCHFINKHTGLQFVYGKEDYLDHNGNTKEKPKDELDYHIIYESKKNKPSIQNHFNIFRYHNPTFEFEFYLLSNRSVEGAALIPEISSFDYFLLVKHYIDDEDLDALLENIKSIPEVLLVKEIDPTILKSKENLIF
- the rnc gene encoding ribonuclease III codes for the protein MPITQVYNLYLSPNRTYVRKLKNLLGFVPGNVRLYQMAFRHKSVAVLIKDGVKNSNERLEFLGDAVLGSVVAELLFKLYPYKDEGFLTEMRSKIVSRANLNQLSRKLGFNEMIEFDARMISYPNKQGSLLGDAFEALVGAVYLDKGYTFTREFLLTRIIKPHVDIQTLEVTETNFKSRLIEWCQHNNKEISFVQVENPEGESNKMFSVVAVVDGEECGLGRDFNKKSAEKIAAERACEYLKIFEE
- the pyk gene encoding pyruvate kinase, with product MDKLKKRTKIVATLGPASSKKDVLTRMIAKGVDVCRLNFSHGSQDDHLKVINTINEINQEHPFSVGILADLQGPKIRIGKMKEGGAILVNGSTVEITTHEQIGDENKIYITYENFPNDVKENEIILLDDGKLQLRVINTNHLDTVTCKVVHGGILTSRKGVNLPNTKVSIPSLTEEDLDNLNFALDHGADWIAMSFVRSAEDIKQCKEIIKQKGSHAKVIAKIEKPEAIENIDSIIEATDAVMVARGDLGVELPMEEVPGLQKIIAQKCRNLSKPVIIATQMLESMITTPRPTRAEVNDVANSVIDGADAVMLSGETSVGEFPEIVIETMAKVITHVEATSYPYYAQKEQLGTVPVTRIPDAICSSSIFLAEKTHASAIAVMTSSGYTAMEISSYRPDADIYVFTGNKTLLRTLSLCWGVKAFIYEKYESTDGTIQDVNGLLKERHLVEPGQIVINTSSTPLHEKGRTNTIRVSEVK